From Methanobacterium congolense, one genomic window encodes:
- a CDS encoding class I SAM-dependent methyltransferase: MDSEAWWKKFKGRETPSTVQLDESFCKMVPKGSKVLDFACGWGRMAFKLQECGYDVVGFDINQEAVENARKASTRFNSIYKNRVSFDVANARDLPYPDGSFDVCLIQAFMTALVDPEHREMVLDEARRVLREDGILYLADFGQSWDNPIYRARYLKDFKKTGEMGTFIVTGDGSPESPEIFRAHHYTQEELMKLIKPRFTVEMFKETVFTTYHGNKASGFVIMARKK; the protein is encoded by the coding sequence ATGGATTCTGAAGCATGGTGGAAAAAATTCAAGGGAAGGGAAACTCCTTCCACAGTCCAACTGGACGAATCATTCTGTAAGATGGTTCCAAAGGGTTCTAAAGTTCTTGATTTTGCATGTGGATGGGGAAGGATGGCTTTTAAGTTACAGGAATGTGGATATGATGTTGTTGGTTTTGATATCAATCAGGAGGCTGTGGAAAATGCCAGAAAAGCTTCAACGAGATTTAATTCCATCTACAAAAACAGGGTGAGTTTTGACGTTGCAAATGCACGGGATCTACCCTATCCAGATGGATCATTTGATGTATGTTTGATACAGGCTTTCATGACGGCCCTGGTTGATCCAGAACACAGGGAAATGGTTCTGGATGAAGCCAGAAGAGTTTTAAGGGAAGATGGAATTCTTTACCTTGCAGATTTCGGGCAGAGTTGGGATAATCCCATTTACAGGGCAAGATACTTGAAGGATTTTAAAAAGACGGGTGAAATGGGAACATTCATTGTAACGGGAGATGGCAGTCCTGAAAGCCCTGAAATCTTCAGGGCCCACCACTACACCCAAGAAGAGCTGATGAAACTTATCAAGCCGAGATTCACTGTTGAAATGTTTAAAGAAACAGTTTTCACAACCTATCATGGAAATAAAGCCAGCGGATTTGTGATAATGGCCAGAAAAAAGTGA
- a CDS encoding ADP-ribosylglycohydrolase family protein, translated as MDLNMVDRFRGAVIGLAVGDCMGVPLEFKAPGTFEPVTDMVGGGCFGLKPGEWTDDTSLALCLAESLAVSGGFDPVDQMTRYNRWYSEGHLSVTGECFDIGNTTKYALHSFERTGEAYSGPSNERSAGNGSIMRLAPVPIFFSWDPYLAVERSGDSSRTTHGNQLAVDACRYMGGIIYGALNGAAKDEILSEGYSPIPCYWDDNPLVDEIAEVAAGSFKVKNPPGIKGSGYVVSSLESALWAFVKSSSFEEGCLMAVNLGDDADTTGAVYGQIAGAYYGESGIPKRWVGGLAQFETINCILEKLMEASESHPLN; from the coding sequence ATGGATTTAAATATGGTGGACAGGTTCAGAGGCGCAGTTATTGGACTTGCAGTTGGGGACTGCATGGGCGTTCCCCTTGAATTCAAAGCCCCAGGTACATTTGAACCAGTGACTGATATGGTTGGTGGCGGTTGTTTTGGATTGAAACCTGGAGAATGGACCGATGACACATCCCTTGCCCTGTGTCTTGCAGAAAGCCTTGCAGTTTCAGGGGGATTTGATCCTGTGGATCAGATGACACGCTACAACCGCTGGTACAGTGAGGGGCATTTGAGTGTGACTGGAGAATGCTTCGACATTGGAAACACAACAAAATACGCTCTCCACAGCTTTGAAAGAACTGGTGAAGCCTACAGCGGACCATCTAATGAGAGATCTGCAGGTAACGGATCCATAATGAGACTTGCACCTGTTCCAATCTTCTTCAGTTGGGATCCATACCTTGCAGTTGAGAGATCCGGTGACAGTTCAAGAACAACCCATGGAAATCAACTGGCTGTGGATGCATGCCGTTACATGGGCGGAATTATATACGGAGCTCTCAACGGAGCAGCGAAGGATGAAATTCTATCGGAAGGTTACAGTCCCATTCCATGTTACTGGGATGACAATCCACTGGTAGATGAGATTGCAGAGGTTGCAGCTGGTTCATTCAAGGTGAAGAACCCTCCGGGGATAAAAGGCAGCGGATACGTTGTCAGTTCGCTTGAATCTGCACTCTGGGCATTTGTAAAAAGCAGTAGCTTTGAGGAGGGCTGTTTGATGGCTGTGAATCTTGGTGATGATGCAGATACTACAGGTGCAGTGTACGGCCAGATTGCAGGAGCCTACTACGGTGAATCGGGAATACCCAAAAGATGGGTTGGTGGACTTGCACAGTTTGAAACCATCAACTGCATCCTTGAGAAACTGATGGAAGCATCAGAATCTCATCCATTAAATTGA
- a CDS encoding ABC-ATPase domain-containing protein has translation MQRKEKLFQTLKRIDGRGYKAYNDIKGSYDFETFTLHVDHIQRDPFAGPSLLRVEVSSKNAAFPSELLKNSQRITALEDYIARAFKSSINKNVKGVGGSGHSGTFRIDSGGQEVLERTCVNIHEGNVELRFQVGLPAHGRRVMGKAATTMFRDILPVLVESSCFYSNLQSVDVKEHVETYEDAEHIRSELSSMELVAFIADGSILPRESGVSQRPLKDAVAFKSPDSMSVTIETLNHGPITGMGIRKGVTLVVGGGYHGKSTLLNALERGVYNHVPCDGRQFVVTDDSAVKIRAEDSRNIERVDISSFIHEPPGIMDTSEFSTENASGSTSQAANIIEAMEAGSKVLLFDEDTSATNFMIRDQRMQQLVSKENEPITPFIDRIRELCTDHGVSTIMVMGGSGDYFDAADNVLMMDSYTANDVTEEAKRVADDFPVKRMKEIKSPFKFKKRCPKPDSIKAFKGKKLKLDSKGTSTAVIGRSFVDLSQVEQLVEESQTRTIAHAIHYTSKKHMGGKKTLGELLDILEADINENGLDVLAAHPGRYPPNFARPRRFEIAAAINRLRTLKVSLKDDQGR, from the coding sequence ATGCAAAGGAAGGAAAAACTTTTCCAAACACTTAAAAGAATAGATGGACGAGGATACAAGGCATACAATGACATAAAGGGCAGCTATGATTTTGAAACCTTCACATTACATGTGGATCATATTCAGCGCGACCCCTTTGCAGGCCCGTCCCTTTTAAGGGTGGAGGTTTCAAGCAAAAACGCCGCATTTCCATCTGAACTTCTTAAAAACAGTCAGAGAATAACTGCGCTTGAAGATTACATAGCACGTGCCTTTAAAAGTTCAATAAATAAAAATGTTAAAGGAGTTGGAGGTAGTGGTCACAGTGGAACCTTCCGCATCGACAGTGGAGGTCAAGAAGTTCTTGAAAGGACGTGTGTCAACATCCATGAAGGGAATGTGGAGCTCAGATTTCAGGTGGGACTTCCAGCACACGGCAGAAGGGTCATGGGAAAGGCAGCCACCACCATGTTTCGTGATATACTTCCAGTTCTGGTAGAATCGTCCTGTTTCTACAGCAACCTTCAAAGTGTTGATGTTAAGGAACACGTTGAGACCTACGAGGATGCAGAGCACATAAGGAGTGAACTTTCAAGTATGGAACTTGTTGCATTCATCGCAGACGGATCCATACTTCCAAGGGAGAGTGGAGTTTCCCAGCGTCCTCTGAAAGATGCAGTTGCATTCAAATCCCCAGATTCAATGAGTGTAACCATCGAAACACTCAATCATGGTCCTATCACAGGTATGGGGATCAGAAAGGGTGTAACCCTGGTTGTTGGTGGAGGCTACCACGGCAAATCAACACTGCTCAACGCCCTTGAGAGAGGGGTTTACAACCACGTCCCATGTGACGGACGTCAGTTCGTTGTTACAGATGATTCAGCAGTCAAAATACGGGCAGAGGATTCAAGAAACATTGAAAGAGTGGATATCAGTTCGTTCATACATGAACCACCAGGAATCATGGACACATCTGAATTTTCAACGGAAAATGCGTCGGGATCCACATCCCAGGCAGCCAACATAATCGAGGCAATGGAAGCTGGATCAAAGGTCCTGCTCTTTGATGAGGACACATCAGCCACCAACTTCATGATACGCGACCAGAGAATGCAGCAACTGGTTTCAAAGGAAAATGAACCCATAACACCCTTCATAGACAGAATAAGGGAGCTCTGCACTGATCATGGGGTGTCCACCATCATGGTCATGGGTGGATCTGGAGATTACTTCGACGCAGCAGACAACGTGCTAATGATGGACAGCTACACTGCCAATGATGTAACGGAAGAGGCAAAGAGAGTTGCAGATGATTTTCCTGTGAAACGTATGAAAGAAATTAAATCTCCCTTTAAATTCAAAAAACGCTGTCCAAAACCGGATAGTATAAAAGCTTTCAAGGGAAAGAAGCTGAAACTCGACAGCAAGGGTACATCAACGGCAGTTATTGGCAGGAGCTTCGTAGATCTGTCCCAGGTTGAGCAGCTTGTTGAAGAGAGTCAGACCAGAACAATAGCCCATGCAATCCATTATACCTCAAAAAAGCACATGGGCGGTAAGAAAACACTGGGGGAGCTTTTGGATATTCTTGAGGCAGATATAAACGAAAATGGATTGGACGTGCTTGCAGCCCATCCTGGACGTTACCCTCCAAACTTTGCAAGACCCCGCAGATTTGAAATTGCAGCTGCAATCAACCGTCTTAGAACCTTGAAGGTAAGTTTGAAGGATGATCAAGGAAGATAA
- a CDS encoding peptidoglycan-binding domain-containing protein produces MCLSGGDCCSFQQSGHGGDKIKRKTTYATIFALCVMFTVLPFAGAAETQNTNVTQSTDQNTVGTNAVTDNGLEIGATGDQVVTLQKWLQNQGYYTGKIDGSFGPYTKLAVKYFQTDSNITVDGWVANETVGAMTQLTGKNPFTVTSGTSTSSTGSSTDSTSSTTSSSDSTSSDSDSSTDSSSDPTYDSEGSDVSASTTSTTSTSSTTSTKTSTKTTTKTTSTSSSSGSTLSEILASGANYGYSHSASTASGMVSSGSGDCWAMSAYLYSKLSAAGITSRIVQYSTSYSSRHRSVQLYGSSGWYDVPYSSYGYNTLFYATSSKPGMTVIASS; encoded by the coding sequence ATGTGTTTGTCCGGAGGCGATTGTTGTTCTTTTCAACAATCTGGACACGGAGGCGATAAAATTAAGCGAAAAACCACATATGCAACAATTTTTGCATTGTGTGTGATGTTCACTGTCCTGCCATTTGCAGGGGCAGCTGAAACCCAAAATACCAATGTAACTCAAAGTACAGATCAAAATACAGTCGGAACAAACGCGGTTACCGACAATGGCTTGGAAATAGGTGCAACTGGAGATCAGGTTGTAACACTACAGAAATGGCTCCAAAATCAGGGCTACTACACAGGAAAAATCGATGGATCCTTTGGTCCATACACTAAATTGGCTGTTAAATACTTCCAGACAGACTCAAACATAACAGTTGATGGATGGGTTGCCAACGAAACAGTAGGTGCAATGACTCAACTCACAGGAAAGAATCCATTCACAGTAACATCCGGAACCTCAACAAGTTCCACAGGAAGTTCAACAGACTCCACAAGTTCAACAACAAGTTCCAGTGATTCAACATCAAGTGATTCAGACAGTTCCACAGACAGCTCTTCAGATCCAACATATGACTCAGAAGGCAGTGATGTATCAGCAAGTACCACAAGTACAACTAGCACATCCAGTACAACAAGTACAAAGACTTCAACCAAAACTACAACCAAAACCACAAGTACAAGTTCCAGCTCAGGATCCACACTATCTGAGATCCTTGCAAGCGGTGCAAACTACGGCTACAGTCATTCAGCAAGTACAGCATCTGGAATGGTGAGCAGTGGAAGTGGAGACTGCTGGGCAATGAGTGCTTACCTCTACAGCAAACTTTCAGCTGCAGGTATAACCTCAAGGATAGTTCAGTACTCAACATCTTACTCATCCAGACACAGATCAGTTCAGCTCTACGGCAGCAGTGGATGGTACGATGTTCCATACAGTAGCTACGGATACAACACCCTGTTCTATGCCACTTCAAGCAAGCCAGGAATGACAGTGATAGCAAGCAGTTAA
- a CDS encoding TIGR04083 family peptide-modifying radical SAM enzyme: protein MAFHVMLIPSMNCPSNCNYCWGVDKESETMSIETIKEVVEWLENFREEPVTFTFHGGEPLLAGFDFYREALPLLSKRLSHLKPAFALQSNLWLLTPEMAQLFSEYNIPVGSSLDGPKDVNDFQRGKGYYEKTMRGYEIAKANDLSVSFICTFTSHSIKLKEEIFNYFLENGLNLKLHPALPSLRAEDPEKWALSPEEYGELLIYLLDEYLEHADEIEVKNIDHLAKAVFMRRGTVCTYVDCMGDTFAVGPDGSIYPCYRFVGMPDYVMGNVRDHPSMEDLAESEAWKLLHRFKDYVDEECSDCKYIKFCRGGCPYNALNRDGEIEGVDPHCTAYKMIFKELTDRVNKEFLTSSLPIPGMSQPGKNSKASVMKLMLKPS from the coding sequence ATGGCATTCCACGTTATGTTAATACCCTCAATGAACTGCCCCTCAAACTGCAACTACTGCTGGGGTGTTGACAAAGAATCAGAAACTATGAGTATTGAAACAATAAAAGAAGTTGTTGAATGGCTTGAAAACTTCAGGGAGGAGCCTGTGACCTTCACCTTCCATGGAGGTGAACCTCTCCTTGCAGGATTTGATTTTTACAGGGAAGCACTCCCACTTCTGAGCAAACGTTTATCCCACTTAAAACCTGCATTTGCACTTCAAAGCAACCTATGGCTTCTAACACCTGAGATGGCACAGCTCTTCAGTGAGTACAACATCCCTGTGGGTTCCAGTCTGGACGGTCCTAAAGATGTGAACGACTTCCAGAGGGGAAAGGGTTACTACGAAAAGACCATGAGGGGTTATGAAATCGCAAAGGCAAACGATCTCAGTGTGAGCTTCATATGCACCTTCACGTCCCATTCAATCAAACTCAAGGAGGAGATATTCAACTACTTCCTTGAAAATGGTTTGAACCTGAAACTCCACCCCGCACTACCATCACTGCGGGCTGAAGACCCTGAAAAATGGGCACTATCTCCAGAGGAGTATGGTGAATTATTGATATACCTCCTTGATGAGTACCTGGAACATGCAGATGAAATTGAGGTTAAAAACATCGACCACCTTGCCAAGGCGGTGTTCATGCGAAGGGGCACTGTCTGCACCTACGTGGACTGTATGGGAGATACATTTGCCGTGGGCCCAGATGGAAGCATATACCCCTGCTACAGATTCGTTGGAATGCCAGATTATGTGATGGGCAACGTAAGGGACCATCCAAGCATGGAAGACCTTGCAGAGTCAGAGGCATGGAAGTTGCTCCACAGATTCAAGGACTACGTTGATGAGGAATGCTCAGACTGTAAGTACATCAAATTTTGCAGGGGAGGATGTCCATACAACGCCCTGAACCGTGATGGGGAGATAGAGGGGGTGGATCCCCACTGCACAGCCTACAAGATGATATTCAAGGAACTGACAGACAGGGTCAACAAGGAATTTCTCACATCATCACTGCCAATTCCAGGCATGTCACAGCCTGGCAAGAATTCCAAAGCAAGTGTCATGAAGCTGATGCTCAAACCATCGTGA
- a CDS encoding M48 family metallopeptidase produces the protein MSENRSYSLDVEISPVYIDKILHFIRSYYLRQQPENFRNIRQTKQGLFFTATDGKGFWAANFFLKSSSPIQIEVEGSPNTPETVLDEVREDLLLVVKIYEEQVTRSTLYFSWVEGEDIIPEEPPTLRRRLSIRMLTSNMLLIYILFFSIMVILFLLFGVYGVFAFIFIQFCIVLLSDKIFKRTGHWKITKENPYVHIVQYNLSNGEFGEFQEKFTKKMIMNMKSEIYKRSIALGMEPTCELGEEVFESYGMKCNPLHKSSKVVDVYSIVKTAVDRFGLPMPAIVISNNMIPNAAATGPSPKRGVVLITTGLLVHLEEDEILSVIGHELGHLQGRDPLILFGIIIGEFILRLTVLFPVVVLSPFLYLFLVIWSIYFVAKFFEARADLVSAMKIGQPEVLAESLRKIGYARLAYERKPSSRIPSWLRFDTHPPLYFRIDRLERLNDPSNIKNPLLTSIKDVLMGFKSAFGL, from the coding sequence ATGTCTGAAAACAGGTCCTACTCCCTGGATGTCGAAATATCACCGGTTTACATTGATAAGATTTTGCATTTTATAAGATCCTACTACCTGCGCCAGCAGCCTGAAAACTTCAGAAACATCCGGCAAACAAAACAAGGGCTCTTTTTCACGGCAACAGATGGCAAAGGATTTTGGGCTGCCAATTTTTTCCTAAAATCCTCCAGTCCCATCCAGATTGAGGTTGAAGGATCTCCCAACACACCTGAAACTGTTCTGGATGAGGTGAGGGAGGATCTTCTTCTTGTGGTTAAGATCTACGAGGAGCAGGTGACGAGATCCACTCTGTACTTCTCATGGGTTGAAGGTGAGGATATCATTCCAGAGGAACCTCCAACCCTCAGAAGGCGACTTTCAATCAGGATGCTCACAAGCAACATGCTCCTAATTTACATCCTCTTTTTTTCAATCATGGTAATTTTATTCCTTTTGTTTGGTGTTTATGGGGTTTTTGCATTTATCTTCATACAGTTCTGCATAGTTCTTCTCTCTGACAAGATATTCAAGCGAACAGGTCACTGGAAGATCACCAAAGAGAATCCATACGTTCACATAGTCCAGTACAACCTTTCAAATGGAGAATTTGGTGAATTCCAGGAAAAATTCACCAAAAAGATGATCATGAACATGAAAAGTGAGATCTACAAGAGATCCATTGCCCTTGGAATGGAACCCACCTGTGAACTGGGAGAGGAGGTGTTTGAAAGTTACGGCATGAAATGCAACCCCCTTCACAAATCAAGCAAAGTTGTGGATGTTTACAGCATAGTCAAGACCGCAGTTGACAGATTTGGACTTCCCATGCCCGCCATCGTCATCTCAAACAACATGATCCCCAATGCTGCGGCAACGGGTCCAAGTCCCAAGAGGGGTGTGGTGCTCATAACAACGGGTTTACTCGTGCACCTTGAAGAGGATGAAATACTCAGTGTTATTGGCCATGAACTAGGCCATCTTCAGGGCAGAGACCCATTAATACTCTTTGGAATCATAATAGGGGAATTCATCCTCCGCCTGACGGTTCTGTTCCCTGTTGTGGTTTTATCACCATTTCTTTACCTTTTCCTTGTGATATGGTCAATATATTTTGTTGCCAAGTTCTTTGAAGCCCGTGCGGACCTTGTCTCTGCAATGAAAATAGGTCAACCTGAGGTTCTTGCAGAATCCCTTCGTAAGATTGGTTACGCACGTTTGGCCTATGAGAGAAAACCCTCAAGTAGAATTCCAAGCTGGCTGCGATTTGACACTCATCCCCCACTCTACTTCAGGATAGACAGACTTGAACGATTGAACGATCCCTCCAACATCAAAAATCCCCTTTTAACTTCAATAAAGGATGTTTTGATGGGATTTAAATCAGCATTTGGACTTTGA
- a CDS encoding ATP-dependent helicase: MIEKQDKTYKDKEIYAILHPWVKKWFKSKFKTFSEAQRRAIMDIHNHENVLVSSPTGSGKTLTAFLSVISELTTLADRGELEDKVYCIYISPLKALDNDIEKNLEEPLSEIEEISGKKLGIRKAVRTGDTTPYERSKMLKLPPHILITTPETLSILLCAPKFREKLEDVRYVVVDEIHSLADNKRGIHLSLTLERLQNLAGNFARIGLSATVHPLEKVAAFLVGYAYGAVRNCKVVDVNYLKQLDMKVLSPVEDIVEEDPEVINGSLYNLLDELISSHKTTLIFTNTRSGTESVVFNLKKKFPDKYSSSNIMAHHSSLSKELRLEAENKLKDGELKVVVSSTSLELGIDIGFIDLVILVSSPKSVSRALQRIGRSGHRLHDKSKGRIIVVERDDLVECALILKNAVEGRIDEIHIPSNCLDVLSQQIYGMAIEKKWGIEEAYNLIKGSYPYRNLSENDFYSVLSYLAGEYTSLEERYVYAKIWVDWDTKMLGKRGKLARMLYSTNIGTIPDRSSARVKCSGEVVGHIEEDFMEKLRKGDTFVLGGNIYRFNYARGMTVNVTPSSGPPTIPSWFSEQLPLAFDLAMSIQNFRAMMEVKFQAGKSREEIIDFIHEYLYVDYNAANSIYSYFREQYLYAVIPSARTLLVEFYTGFGGRKFMVFHSLFGRRVNDALSRAVAYIIARKYKRDVMISVSDNGFYLSSEGKIGGLDAFKELSSENIEDILVKAIDKTETLAGRFRHCAGRSLMILRRYKGHEKSVSRQQVKGKILLKFVKDLDENFSILKEARREVMEDFMDVKNAKKVLEIIEDGRMNIKQINTRIPSPFAFNLVAQSYLDVLKYEDRMEFIRRMHQAIIKEIGD; encoded by the coding sequence ATGATAGAAAAACAGGATAAAACCTACAAGGACAAGGAAATTTACGCCATACTGCATCCCTGGGTTAAAAAATGGTTCAAATCCAAATTTAAAACCTTTTCAGAGGCCCAGAGACGTGCGATCATGGACATACACAACCATGAGAATGTTCTGGTTTCATCACCAACAGGTTCAGGTAAAACCCTGACAGCGTTCCTTTCTGTTATAAGTGAGCTAACAACCCTGGCAGATAGGGGTGAACTGGAAGATAAGGTTTACTGTATCTACATCTCACCCTTGAAGGCCCTTGACAACGACATCGAGAAGAACCTCGAGGAACCACTCAGTGAAATAGAGGAAATATCTGGGAAGAAGCTAGGTATCAGAAAGGCTGTGAGAACAGGGGACACAACCCCGTACGAACGGTCCAAAATGCTCAAGTTACCTCCCCATATTCTCATAACAACCCCTGAAACCCTGTCAATACTTCTCTGTGCCCCGAAGTTCCGGGAAAAGCTGGAGGATGTTCGATATGTTGTTGTGGATGAAATACATTCTCTTGCAGATAACAAACGTGGAATACACCTGAGTTTAACACTTGAAAGGCTTCAGAACCTTGCAGGAAACTTTGCACGTATTGGGCTCAGTGCAACTGTGCATCCACTTGAGAAGGTTGCAGCCTTTCTTGTTGGCTACGCGTACGGTGCGGTTCGAAACTGCAAGGTTGTTGATGTTAACTACCTTAAACAGCTTGATATGAAGGTTTTAAGCCCAGTTGAGGACATAGTGGAGGAGGATCCAGAGGTGATAAACGGGTCACTCTACAACCTTCTCGACGAGCTTATAAGCTCCCACAAAACAACCCTTATATTCACCAACACCCGTAGCGGAACTGAAAGTGTTGTTTTCAACCTTAAAAAGAAGTTCCCAGATAAGTACAGTTCAAGTAACATAATGGCTCATCATTCATCCCTCTCCAAGGAGCTGCGGCTTGAAGCTGAGAACAAACTCAAGGATGGTGAGCTCAAGGTTGTTGTATCCTCAACATCCCTTGAACTGGGCATAGATATTGGTTTCATTGACCTCGTTATCCTTGTGAGTTCCCCAAAATCTGTTTCACGTGCACTTCAACGTATAGGGAGAAGCGGACACAGGCTTCATGATAAATCCAAGGGCAGGATAATCGTTGTTGAAAGGGATGACCTTGTTGAGTGTGCACTGATACTTAAGAATGCAGTTGAGGGAAGGATCGATGAGATACACATCCCCTCAAACTGCCTCGATGTACTGTCCCAGCAGATCTACGGCATGGCCATAGAAAAGAAGTGGGGCATTGAAGAGGCCTACAACCTCATAAAGGGCAGTTATCCCTACCGCAACCTTTCAGAGAATGATTTTTACAGTGTGCTGAGCTACCTTGCAGGGGAGTACACGAGCCTTGAGGAGAGGTACGTTTACGCCAAGATCTGGGTTGACTGGGACACCAAAATGCTGGGCAAACGTGGAAAACTTGCAAGAATGCTTTACTCAACCAACATCGGTACAATACCAGACAGATCCTCTGCAAGGGTCAAATGCAGCGGAGAGGTTGTGGGACACATAGAGGAGGACTTCATGGAAAAACTCCGAAAGGGAGACACTTTCGTTCTTGGAGGGAACATATACAGATTCAACTACGCACGTGGAATGACTGTTAACGTAACACCTTCATCTGGACCTCCAACCATTCCCTCATGGTTCTCTGAACAGTTGCCCCTTGCATTCGACCTTGCAATGTCCATACAGAACTTCAGGGCCATGATGGAGGTGAAGTTCCAGGCAGGAAAATCCAGGGAGGAGATCATAGACTTCATACACGAGTACCTCTACGTGGATTACAACGCTGCAAACTCCATCTACAGCTACTTCAGGGAGCAGTACCTCTATGCCGTGATCCCAAGTGCCAGAACCCTTCTCGTGGAGTTCTACACAGGATTCGGTGGCAGGAAGTTCATGGTCTTCCATTCCCTATTTGGAAGAAGAGTGAACGACGCCCTTTCAAGGGCCGTGGCTTACATCATCGCACGGAAATATAAAAGGGATGTTATGATATCTGTTTCAGACAATGGATTTTATTTGAGCTCTGAGGGTAAGATTGGTGGCCTGGATGCCTTCAAAGAACTCAGCTCTGAAAACATCGAAGACATCCTTGTCAAGGCCATAGATAAAACAGAAACCCTGGCAGGGAGATTCAGGCACTGTGCAGGCAGATCCCTCATGATACTGCGCAGGTACAAGGGCCATGAGAAGAGTGTTTCACGCCAACAGGTGAAGGGTAAGATACTCCTGAAGTTCGTTAAGGATCTTGATGAAAACTTCTCAATCCTCAAGGAAGCCAGACGTGAGGTCATGGAGGACTTCATGGATGTTAAAAATGCGAAAAAGGTTCTTGAAATCATAGAAGATGGTAGAATGAACATAAAACAGATAAACACCAGAATACCCTCACCATTTGCATTCAACCTTGTTGCCCAGAGTTACCTGGATGTTCTTAAGTACGAGGATCGAATGGAGTTTATAAGGAGAATGCACCAGGCGATAATAAAGGAGATAGGTGATTGA